One region of Armigeres subalbatus isolate Guangzhou_Male chromosome 3, GZ_Asu_2, whole genome shotgun sequence genomic DNA includes:
- the LOC134222294 gene encoding uncharacterized protein LOC134222294, whose translation MTGELNEEKNTLEEKIRADIKNQFEVKLKEYKEEIKKVTNENEKKMESMEEKYKALNHKFEHLVSVYKEEKTRRKAAENELESLKKDNSKLQATLNLYAPSHSGQKNPTKHTRSQEKQPSSPPRKKGNKMKAVIEEVGYISTDPENNSDDGNEKRKS comes from the coding sequence atgacaggtgaactaAACGAAGAAAAGAATACCCTTGAAGAAAAGATCAGAGCTGACATCAAAAATCAGTTCGAAGTGAAGCTGAAGGAATACAAAGAAGAAATCAAAAAAGTCACAAATGAAAACGAGAAAAAGATGGAATCCATGGAGGAAAAATACAAAGCACTGAACCACAAATTCGAACATCTGGTATCAGTCtacaaagaggagaaaacaagaAGGAAAGCAGCCGAGAACGAACTTGAAAGTCTGAAAAAAGACAACAGTAAACTACAAGCAACATTAAATTTGTACGCACCCTCCCATAGCGGACAGAAGAACCCAACTAAGCACACAAGAAGTCAAGAGAAGCAGCCAAGTTCGCCTCcaaggaaaaaaggaaacaaaatgaaAGCAGTTATCGAAGAAGTAGGATATATTTCCACAGACCCAGAAAATAACTCAGATGACGGAAACGAGAAAAGGAAATCCtaa